The nucleotide window CCACGCAGAACCACGAAGACCACCTGCACATCAGCTTCACCGCCCAGGCGCCGGCCGGCGATCAGCCGCTGACCGCCGCCCCGCCTGGTGGCCAGGCTCCGCCCGTCGGGGACACCCCGCCGCCGGCCGAGCCCCAGTCGTGCCCGGCCGACACTCAGCAGCAGCCCGCCCAAGGCGACCCGCTCACCCCCGTAAACGGTGTCGCCAGCCCGATCAAGCCTGGCCAGTACAGCCTGTCGGCAACGTTCGGCCAGACCGGCATCTGGGCGAGATATCACACCGGATTGGATTTCGGCGGGACCGGTGTCGGTACGCCGATGTATGCGGTTGCTGACGGCACCGTCGTCGACGTGCCCGGCGCGTCCGGATGGGCCGGGCCGAACGTGTTCGCGATCCGCCTGTCGGATGGCTCCCACGTTCTCTACGCCCACGCCAGCGCCCGCCTCGTCCCAGCCGGCCAACAGGTCAAAGCCGGCCAAGAGGTCGGGAAAACCGGGGCGCTCGGCAACGTCACCGGGCCGCACCTGCACTTCGAGTACTATCCGCCCGGCACCACCCCCGGCAGCGTCTACGAGGCCACCGACCCCGCCACATGGCTCCGGAAGAACGGGATCCGGCCATGACCTCGGATCTGGTGGTGACTGTGTACACGACGCCGCGCTGTGTCCAATGCCGGCCCACCCTGCGCGCCCTCACCGCCGCCGGCATCCAGGTGGTCGAGGTGGATCTGGGCGAGCATCCCGACGCCATCGACTGGATCACCG belongs to Naumannella cuiyingiana and includes:
- a CDS encoding glutaredoxin domain-containing protein yields the protein MTSDLVVTVYTTPRCVQCRPTLRALTAAGIQVVEVDLGEHPDAIDWITDDLGYSHSPVVVVDDHQHWSGFRPDLISQLSERSA